The Anguilla rostrata isolate EN2019 chromosome 1, ASM1855537v3, whole genome shotgun sequence nucleotide sequence AACTGCCATGTGATCACCTGGGAGCGAATCCTGAGTCACTTTGATATCTTTGCCTTCGGGCACTTCTGGGGCTGGGCCATGAAAGCCCTGCTCATCCGCAGCTACGGCCTCTGCTGGACCATCAGCATCACCTGGGAGCTCACCGAGGTGAGGGCTCCCCGCCAAGGCCTTCCGGGCTGAAATGTGGTCTTTGTGATGCTGTTAGAGTTTTTAAGAATGCCCCCATGAATGGAACCACCTGGTCAGGGACCAGGACTAATCCTTTATCATTGATTTATTGCTTCCTATTTTGTTTCTGATTCACCTTCACTAGTGCAATTATGACATGTATGTCATAAGTGTTGATATGATTTCATGATGGCCTCATAAGCCACTTGATAAGTGTGTGCCAAATTaacataataatgataacagtgGAGTGTGATGTGGGTTTACATTGACTTGGGATGCAGTCCATCGATGGGCTTTGCATTTATTAGTTTATGTTATCAGTGCTGTGCAGGTGGCTGGTAGATTCGTTTATCTTTATAGCATGTAAGTAGGCGCTTCTTGTGCAGTGCACACCACCATCATGATGAGTGAATCTGAAAAAACGGAGACAGTGTCAGGTGTAATTAAGAGTGTTGGCTTGGAAGAATATTGTGCTGATGTTGATATCTAGGAAAAGTGTCAGTGGGAATCTCTGGGGTCAAACGTGTCCTGTTTATATTTTGTAGTGTGTGCATACAGTGATTCTTTACGTATGAAATATGTCCTTATGAAGtaatgtgtatataaatatgtgctgaataaaattatttcctCATTGCTTTAGATGTGAAAGTCTGAGGTTGATCATTGTTTGCTCGTTTCCAGGATGAACTCTGTTAGCTGCAGCCAGATTTAGTGTTTGAATGACTGAACAGCTTTGGAGCTCTGAGTCTGTGGTTATCATGCTAACCTATTAGCGACCATTGCTATAGTAACCACATTGTTTTGAACTGTACAGTACTGACCATCCTACTGCCCTGAATGATGGCCTGTTCTGCTGACTCATCTTTGAGACTACGTCATACAATGGGCCTTAACTCTAAAGCTACAAGGGGTCTcatgctgctgtgtgctgtgctcataCAATATTATGTAACATCATATAGACATATCACATATGTAATATAGAGTATTACAAGAGATACACattcttcaaaaatgaatattaaaaaatatattttaataaatcattcCAAATAATATCAAAGTCCACTAATGTAATATTGAACATTAAGAGGATGATGAAACAATCGCTGGTGTCTTTTTGATTTGTCTTTTCCTTTATAATTACAgattatgtaattatgtaatgttATTCATTTGTTCCACTTTTCAGCCAATTTCAGCCACTACATActgaaatattgttttgatAATTGTTAAAATGCCTAAGCTCAGCTCAAATGGGTTGACTGTGGTACTGTCTACAAAAAAGGCTACATGTTATGCAATTTACAATACATTCTGAGTTGCTTGTGTAAGTATTGAACAGTGTCATATGCAGACTGTGCCTTGCCAagattgttgttgctgtttcgATTTCTACCAAGGATTAGCATATCATAGGCATGTTGccaattttgtattatttttaaatgtaatataaagtgCACCAGATAATCTCatggtctttcacctttaactGTCATgatttctgaaataattaattataattaaagtgAACAATAATTATTCAATACAACTTAACTTCAACTACAGgatcccctctttctctctcatctgttaattgaataaataattgtattcattttttggctTCATTTGTATTATCTCACTCACTCCAtcattctgccattttaaaattaaaatgataagaACTGATTTACAAGGCTGTTCAGTTAAGATAATTCAGTAGACACTTATCCACAGCTACATAGCACATGAAATGTTTGGTTTGAGATAATTGACTACAagacaaaaaatacattagaGGGGCACCATGAACATTTTATTAAGGTGCAAGCTGAAAACCGGGTGATATTCTTGTTTGTTGTTTCACTTAGaacacctctctcctctctgccttgCCCGCAGCTCTTTTTCATGCACCTGCTGCCCAACTTTGCGGAGTGCTGGTGGGACCAGGTGATCCTGGACATCCTGCTCTGTAACGGAGGGGGGATCTGGCTGGGCATGACGGTCTGCCGCTTCCTTGAGATCCGCACGTACCACTGGGCCAGCATCAAGTAGGTCTTCCACCACACACCAGTGAGTAATCAGTGGGCTCTTTCACATACCCCCCCATAGtccaaaacacacactgtggatcccatcattttaaaatgattctgtGGGAAGGGATTCAATGGGAGTTAGTGACGTTTGAATGAAAAGAAGGCACTAGACAACATGTTTGGCCTGAGGCCTGAACATATGTTAATGGCTAGTAGACTATCTGGCTGTACACAGTAAAAGCAGGTAGAATGGAAAAACTCACTAGTGTGACTTCTTCATGACACGCAAAGTGGTACATGTGAAAAAATTTTCCCCCACCGCAACTGAGGTGCCGAGAATTGGCTGGTCTCATTGACTTACTGTTGCACCAactgaacaggaagtggtaaACAGTGCACAATAACTCATTTCACACATTTGCCTGTCAACAGCTATTATCTGCAAGGTACTACAGAGGGGCTTTTGCCAATTGTGACCTGTGCTGTTTTGCCTTCACTCTAAAATACAAGAGCATTTTTTGACTTAATATGCCTGCCTGTCAACAAGTACATGTTGTTTTTCCAAGAGTCACaagacacaaaaaagaaaaacaaatgtatccTTCATGATTAAAGAAAAGTTagaaagtatttaaaaaataaagtgaaaatgtatACACTTCCAAACAAAAGACTGAACATGTTCTCAGCCATACTAATCACCATGTAAATGCAAGGCACAATTTGTAAATGATCTTCTGGAAGATGTCAAAACTCTGGGGTTTTTGAATGTTTGTGTATCTCCATCTGTGTGTCCAGGGACATCCACACTACAACAGGCAAGATCAAGCGTGCTGTACTGCAGTTCACTCCTGCCAGTTGGACATATGTGCGCTGGTTCGACCCCAAATCCTCCTTCCAGAGGGTGGCGGGTATCTACCTCTTCATGATCATCTGGCAGGTGAGCTTGGCTTGTCTGCAGTGTAGCCTAGCTTACCGGCATCGCCAGATCAGTCCCATTTTGTCTACTTTACATGCGACTGCTAATAGCCATGCTGTTGACCTACTAGAGTAATATTGCTGCTTGCCAATTTGCCTGTTATATTAGAGGAAAAAGCCagtgtgtgtctccctggtgAAATGTATGCCCAAGTAGAACAAGTCACTCAAACATGTAAAATTTCTGATGATGATGCAAACAGCCAGACCCCAATACATATAGTGCCCTGCTTTCATTTAAAGGTTGGACAGATTTATCCTGATGACATAGCTGAGAAGAATTTAAATTCTTTGGCATTGGCATTTATGCTCTTGGCTACTTGTTATTATCGTTATGGTTGAAAAACCAATAGTCTATTCATTAACTCAGTTTAGAGTGCAGCTGCCAAACGCCATGTTGTCAGCCCTGATGGACCACATTGTCCATGTTGCTGACTTAATATTCCACAAGACTACAGAGCTGGAATGCTACAGTAGGCCTCAATCCAAATCTtatggaaaggaaaaaaaagattttagacCAGGTTGCCCTGAGGATTTTTCCCTGCACAGCTGATTATTAAGAAGAAGAGCTGAGGTGGTGACCTgttgtgcattctgggatggtTCTGTCTCCTGACTGACAGCGAGGAGGGGCTGTGTTTGGATGTACTGTAGGTCAGCCCTGTATTGCTGAGTCACTGTGCCGCAGATGCACTGCTGTAGTTTAGTGGGCTATTGCATTGAGCTCttctcagtcttttttttacagcagatcTTTCATATTGATTTCAATATGTTatgacatgcatacacacacacacacacacgcacgcacgcacacatgcacgcatgcatgcgcgcacaaacacacagtgtgCTGTAAGCAGAGAGACGCCACTGCTGGCAGAACACAGAAAGTTCCAGAGCTGCGGACTATCAGTTGTGCCAGAGAGCTGTCTGAAGCTgccaaccccctccccttctgcaTGCTGGCTGCCATGACAATGAAAGCACCTCAGTCCCTTTTGTGTCctgggaaagagaaaggagagaaagccGTCTCAAGTTCTCTCAGTTCTGCCtcccaccctccactggcttcAAAGGGCACCTCTGGTTCTTCTGTGAGGGAATAAAATGCCTTGGTTGGATATGAAGCTATTATGAATCTACCATGGAGAAAGCTTTTGTTGCTCAGTGCTTCGTTGCAACTATATACTTCCCCAggacctcattttaaaaatactgtccAGTTAATTTATTGTTTATCAGATATGTAAGTCATGGGTGGTTGCCTTGGAGTGACCGTGATCTTGGttttaatcatgtttttaaaagattttgaaGTCCAGGTCAGCAGCTCTACCCATTGGCTGAGAAGTGGAGCAGAATCTCAGCCCCTCTTTCAACAGATTCTGCACTTCAAACCAAGCTGCTGCACCAAATGTGCAAGTTATACAGCTGTTCTGTGGTTATTTCACATGGCACAATACTACTAGTAAACAGCGAGTTCTGCCAGGAACAGAGGACTGCACCTGCTCAAAGACATCTGTGTCTGAGATGCTAGTGCTTGTACATACACAGTAGCTCACATTCTCCATATGCTGATCTGACCGGAGCTGTGAGATGATATTTTGCCATGGTGGGGAATGCTGACTGCTCTGTAGTCTCAGAGCAGGTTTAGAGTGTCTGTGCTGTCACGCTTTCCCTGCTTTCTAGGGACTGTTCTTTGCAGCACGGTACAAAACTCGCTCAGAGCTGAACTACTATACAGCTTCAGCTGCTTGGTCATGGGTGGGAATGTAGGGTTGTACACCAGTCGtctgattttatttcaaattacacGTTATTGTGTAACTGATGTTACTGACGAATAAGTCACAAGTCATGTTTGCAGTGCCATATGGCAAATTCGAGCAGAGACGAAAATTTtggttttgactttttttttgttgacaaaatTGCAAGTAATAGCTCTTGGTGTGTAGAGTGGGATTTGTTCATCTGCTtaaatctctttttctctttggccccctctccctcctcccagcTGACAGAGTTGAACACCTTCTTCCTGAAGCACATATTTGTGTTCCAGGCCTGTCACGCACTTAGCTGGTGCAGAATACTCTTCATAGGAGTCATCACCGCCCCCACTGTCCGGTAAGGGTCTCTcttacatacacatttacacagacaccCACTCTATTCCGGTGGAAGGGGGGTTTTCGGGTTGTAGCCTCTTTTCACTACTCTGCTCACATAGCTGACACACGGGAATCACCCACTCCAGTCATGTGTGGCCAGCCCTGGAAGGATGGTGTGAAATACTCCAGTATGTGTGAAGTACACGCAGGCTGTAGTTTGCCCGTGTTGTGATGCATTTCCTGTTGGGGTTAAGGCATATAATATCATGGCGTTTTTGAAACCGCATGTGTTATTAGATTGTTCTTTCCCAAATCCAAATTTTGCTATTAGTTGCATTAGAAGGTAGTACAGGGCTCCCATAATGCTTGATTGTTCTGGCTGTAGAGAACTGCTGTGCCAGGTGTCTTCATGCCATTCTACTGCCTTGGCGACCTGCTATTGTGAACGAGCAGGAATGTATCTAAGAATAGATGTGCTAAAACTTAATGCACTTAAATACACTTACAGCTGCCGATGAGCTGAAAGCATGCATCTGATCACTGCAGAAATGAATTCAActaattgaaaaaatgaataatccaATTTATTATTGAGATAGCATTGATATCAATTTATATAAACTTAAGTATTGTAAAACATTATACAAAGTGGCATACCTTAGTACTGTTGCTAAAGAACACAGTAATGCAATATGGTAAAATCATGTTTGCTATAAAGTATGGGGAGAAGAAAATTAAATGGTTTGAAAAGGTCAAAAAGATAGTGGGTCACTGAAATGAAGGCTTTCAGAAAGCCAAcccaagaaagaaaaataacatgagcattattcaataatttaataagttttatattgtattgtataagTATTCATTTTCATGCATCTTACCAAATCATTATTGAACTTTTGACTGTGAAGAGTGAAATTGCATTTGCAACATGAAAAATGCTGTCAGtggtttgtgtttttccagTAACTTACTTCCTTTATATTTTGGTTCATTTCAGAGTCTTCCTCTGTACAAATAACACACGATTTCCCATGAGCAGAAACAAATGATCTAAATGGTATCGCTTTTGGTTaaaattaattgcttttttttattttaggcaATATTATGCATACCTCACCGACACACAGTGCAAAAGAGTTGGGACACAGTGCTGGGTCTTTGGGTAAGTGCTTTAAAATTGTTTGCTTAACTTTCAATAGGATTGTTATCAAATGCCCTGATTGTACAAATAGGGCCATTAGTTTTTCCTGAACATGTGACTGAGGAATGTGTGAAATGCCACCAATGGTTTAATATGAGGGTTGATGGGAGGGAAAGTCCAGTGCGTGCTGGGTATGCTTTGCCACAAGGCCCTGTGCTGCTTCTCTCAGAACCTCCCACTCTACACTGCTCAGACTCCACAGAGTCTTTGTAAATAAAGGCTGCCTTGTAGTGAATGAGAATCACCAGTGTGGGGTCAGTCTGGGGTGAGAgtcaggctgctgctgctgaccaCTGTTCAGTCCACTTTCACAGGGATATCTCAGTGTCTCACAGTTCAGCACAAAACAATGAAGTCCTTCATTCTCCATATCTGACCTGCCAAATGAAATGTTAAGCCCTTGGAATGGATTAAGGTTCTAACTTCCAACGTGGAAAAAAATTGAGCCCAGCAACCACTCTTGAGTTTTATACTGTGTAGTCAGTGGATTTGCCTGCTTCTCTTCAGTGtatattcagtgtgtgtgtctgtgtatgtgcgcgtgtctgtgtgtgtgtgtgtgtgtgtgtttaattagTTTGGAAGATGAGGAAACACAGaagaatattaatataaattcaCAACCTTCATCTTCACTTTGGCTACATTTAACAGCTATGTATTAAAGGAAACCTTCGCAGTCTTCACTTACAGTATAGTGCATCTATTGAAGTACTGACCagaattaattatattttaacaaaatttaTTTAGTTGCAAGTAGCCCATAAAATATTCTATCCCAGGAATAGTTTTTTTCCAGCACTTTAATTAGACCAGAACTACTCGTTTAAACCAGGAATGTAGTTGTGTAGTTTTACTGGTGATAGTAAAACATACAAGCCTTCTGTAAGTACCTGccgtttgacctttgacccaagCATATGCCCGTAGCTGATTCTCTAGTACTGTAGCCACATGCCATTCTCTTAAATTTGCTATCTTCACTCCCACAGAGCTATTGCCTTCTTGGAAGCCTTGGCCTGTATTAAATTTGGACAGGACCTGTTTTCCAAAACCCAGGTCCTATATGTAATCCTCTGGCTCATCTGTGTGGTAAGACAAACTCTTTCCAACAgttgaaaatgatttaaatggcATTGAGATGTATACCGGGAGTGAGGCTACTTCTGGAAATCAGCTTAATATGTAGCCGTCGTAGCTCCAAGTATTTCTCTGTATCTGTTGTGTTGTAGAAAAAGGCTTTATGAGTAAATTATATTGGATGTGCAGCAGAAATATTGTGAGCACTGTGTCTGCATTACACTATGGATTGTGTCTAAAGTTCTTGCTCTCTGTCTATGATGTGTGCAACACTGGGGGAACTGTAGCTTTGTTTTCAGTgattctctccatctccttcccAGGCCTTCACCACTTTCTTGTGTCTGTCCGGGATGATGTGGTTCGCAGAAAA carries:
- the ptdss1a gene encoding phosphatidylserine synthase 1 isoform X3; the encoded protein is MTRHVLNDADPDNNLRVGLILVISFFLVISTLAFPNGPFTRPHPAIWRMVFGLSVLYFLFLVFIIFLNWEQVKKLMYWLDPNLRYATREADVMEYAINCHVITWERILSHFDIFAFGHFWGWAMKALLIRSYGLCWTISITWELTELFFMHLLPNFAECWWDQVILDILLCNGGGIWLGMTVCRFLEIRTYHWASIKDIHTTTGKIKRAVLQFTPASWTYVRWFDPKSSFQRVAGIYLFMIIWQLTELNTFFLKHIFVFQACHALSWCRILFIGVITAPTVRQYYAYLTDTQCKRVGTQCWVFGAIAFLEALACIKFGQDLFSKTQVLYVILWLICVAFTTFLCLSGMMWFAENYSPRQKNLSECEDSSFIDSCGYIPENVKAGEKEAGSSAAPSRRKRGSGKNKASNGLGSKK
- the ptdss1a gene encoding phosphatidylserine synthase 1 isoform X4 — encoded protein: MVFGLSVLYFLFLVFIIFLNWEQVKKLMYWLDPNLRYATREADVMEYAINCHVITWERILSHFDIFAFGHFWGWAMKALLIRSYGLCWTISITWELTELFFMHLLPNFAECWWDQVILDILLCNGGGIWLGMTVCRFLEIRTYHWASIKDIHTTTGKIKRAVLQFTPASWTYVRWFDPKSSFQRVAGIYLFMIIWQLTELNTFFLKHIFVFQACHALSWCRILFIGVITAPTVRQYYAYLTDTQCKRVGTQCWVFGAIAFLEALACIKFGQDLFSKTQVLYVILWLICVAFTTFLCLSGMMWFAENYSPRQKNLSECEDSSFIDSCGYIPENVKAGEKEAGSSAAPSRRKRGSGKNKASNGLGSKK
- the ptdss1a gene encoding phosphatidylserine synthase 1 isoform X2, translated to MASVMGCRTLSKDDVNYRLHFRMINEQQVEDITIEFFYKPHTITLLTFTVVSLMYFAFTRNDADPDNNLRVGLILVISFFLVISTLAFPNGPFTRPHPAIWRMVFGLSVLYFLFLVFIIFLNWEQVKKLMYWLDPNLRYATREADVMEYAINCHVITWERILSHFDIFAFGHFWGWAMKALLIRSYGLCWTISITWELTELFFMHLLPNFAECWWDQVILDILLCNGGGIWLGMTVCRFLEIRTYHWASIKDIHTTTGKIKRAVLQFTPASWTYVRWFDPKSSFQRVAGIYLFMIIWQLTELNTFFLKHIFVFQACHALSWCRILFIGVITAPTVRQYYAYLTDTQCKRVGTQCWVFGAIAFLEALACIKFGQDLFSKTQVLYVILWLICVAFTTFLCLSGMMWFAENYSPRQKNLSECEDSSFIDSCGYIPENVKGEKEAGSSAAPSRRKRGSGKNKASNGLGSKK
- the ptdss1a gene encoding phosphatidylserine synthase 1 isoform X1 — its product is MASVMGCRTLSKDDVNYRLHFRMINEQQVEDITIEFFYKPHTITLLTFTVVSLMYFAFTRNDADPDNNLRVGLILVISFFLVISTLAFPNGPFTRPHPAIWRMVFGLSVLYFLFLVFIIFLNWEQVKKLMYWLDPNLRYATREADVMEYAINCHVITWERILSHFDIFAFGHFWGWAMKALLIRSYGLCWTISITWELTELFFMHLLPNFAECWWDQVILDILLCNGGGIWLGMTVCRFLEIRTYHWASIKDIHTTTGKIKRAVLQFTPASWTYVRWFDPKSSFQRVAGIYLFMIIWQLTELNTFFLKHIFVFQACHALSWCRILFIGVITAPTVRQYYAYLTDTQCKRVGTQCWVFGAIAFLEALACIKFGQDLFSKTQVLYVILWLICVAFTTFLCLSGMMWFAENYSPRQKNLSECEDSSFIDSCGYIPENVKAGEKEAGSSAAPSRRKRGSGKNKASNGLGSKK